The following are encoded together in the Acidaminococcales bacterium genome:
- a CDS encoding energy-coupling factor transporter transmembrane protein EcfT yields MLGNVTIGQYFPGDTPVHKLDPRTKIVLTIVVVAATFAAADFLAYGLLAAFFVFVAALGRLSFVRLLRSVKPLWPIILITFLVHVFSGQGDALFSLFIFKITKAGLAQGILMGLRLVFLILFSSLMTMTTSPLELTDGLERLLRPFRRIGVPAHELAMMMTIALRFIPTLLQETERIMMAQSARGADFKSGGLTRKAKNMLTLIVPLFLSAFRRADELATAMEARCYHGGEGRTRMHELALEKSDALAAALVGFLAVVLAFARWYG; encoded by the coding sequence ATGCTCGGTAACGTAACCATTGGCCAATACTTTCCCGGCGACACGCCTGTGCACAAATTGGACCCGCGCACCAAGATCGTACTGACCATCGTTGTCGTCGCGGCAACTTTTGCGGCGGCGGATTTTTTGGCTTACGGCCTGCTGGCCGCCTTTTTTGTCTTTGTTGCTGCTTTGGGGCGGCTAAGCTTTGTCCGGCTTTTGCGCTCGGTCAAACCGCTCTGGCCGATAATCCTGATCACATTTTTGGTACACGTTTTCAGCGGGCAAGGGGATGCCCTTTTTAGCCTGTTTATATTCAAAATAACCAAAGCCGGTTTGGCGCAGGGAATTTTAATGGGCCTTCGGCTGGTATTTTTAATCTTGTTTTCTTCGCTCATGACCATGACCACCTCCCCCCTCGAACTGACCGACGGCCTGGAAAGGCTGTTGCGCCCTTTCCGCAGGATCGGCGTGCCGGCGCACGAATTGGCCATGATGATGACCATAGCCTTGCGTTTCATTCCAACGCTCTTGCAGGAAACGGAAAGGATCATGATGGCGCAAAGCGCGCGCGGGGCTGATTTCAAAAGCGGCGGTTTGACGCGCAAGGCCAAAAACATGCTGACGTTGATCGTGCCGCTTTTTTTGAGCGCCTTCCGCCGGGCGGACGAACTGGCCACGGCGATGGAAGCGCGCTGTTATCACGGCGGCGAAGGGCGCACCCGGATGCATGAGCTGGCTTTGGAAAAAAGCGACGCTTTAGCCGCCGCCCTCGTCGGGTTTTTGGCAGTTGTCCTGGCCTTTGCCAGATGGTACGGATAA
- a CDS encoding energy-coupling factor transporter ATPase, with translation MPLSLENVSYIYMKGTPYERQAVDNVSLKIQKGEFVALIGHSGSGKSTLAQHMAGLLPPLAGKVLIDGKDPCAKGKEALMARRKAGLVFQYPEHQLFAETVFDDVAFGPRNLGLAETEVRERVAMALDFAQMPIEEFGARSPFQLSGGQMRKAAIAGVIAMRPDYLILDEPTAGFDPLARGLFYEELKTLHQKSAMAVIMITHSMEEAVELAGRLLVMSGGRIVIDGQPGRIFREQRGEILAAGVTAPAIVSLADCLRARGFGIGSDCLDAGSLVAEILAALPGKGRGDAR, from the coding sequence ATGCCGTTGAGTTTGGAGAATGTTTCTTACATATACATGAAAGGCACGCCTTATGAAAGGCAGGCGGTAGACAATGTCAGCCTGAAAATTCAAAAAGGCGAATTTGTCGCGCTTATCGGACATTCTGGTTCCGGCAAATCAACGCTGGCCCAACACATGGCCGGACTTTTGCCGCCGCTTGCCGGCAAGGTGCTGATCGACGGGAAGGATCCGTGCGCCAAAGGCAAGGAAGCCCTGATGGCGCGGCGCAAAGCCGGGCTGGTGTTTCAATACCCCGAACACCAATTGTTCGCGGAAACGGTATTTGACGACGTGGCTTTCGGCCCGCGCAACCTCGGCCTTGCGGAAACAGAGGTCAGGGAGCGGGTGGCTATGGCTTTGGATTTTGCGCAAATGCCGATAGAAGAATTCGGGGCCCGCTCGCCTTTTCAACTTTCCGGCGGGCAGATGCGCAAGGCGGCGATCGCCGGCGTGATTGCCATGCGCCCGGACTATCTTATCTTGGACGAGCCGACGGCCGGTTTTGATCCTTTGGCGCGCGGCCTGTTCTACGAGGAGTTGAAAACTCTTCACCAAAAAAGCGCCATGGCGGTGATCATGATCACGCACAGCATGGAGGAAGCCGTTGAACTGGCCGGGCGCCTTTTGGTCATGTCCGGCGGCAGGATAGTCATCGATGGTCAGCCGGGGCGGATATTCCGCGAGCAAAGGGGCGAAATTTTGGCCGCCGGCGTAACCGCGCCGGCTATAGTTTCCCTGGCCGACTGCCTGCGGGCGCGCGGGTTTGGCATCGGCAGCGATTGCCTGGACGCGGGCAGCTTGGTGGCGGAGATTTTGGCGGCCCTGCCGGGAAAGGGGCGCGGCGATGCTCGGTAA
- a CDS encoding methyl-accepting chemotaxis protein translates to MKFHFSLYKKIILTNLLCYLAISFALINAYSYSADKAISIFSGVVNRSAPLVFESKDLRQELREQDMLLARYALYKNPDFIKAYEESVGKSEKLMASLSKRLITPEGKQMCIDLEKQLKAYRSLHGEYIRAAGSGAGIPPALRQQMLAAYAATEKQVEDYAQFLLDRMALRTRQANENTNQALNYIMFDMILVILLALIITAVFVKRLTRPIGQAVSIADTIAHNDLTGYTIKYAGNDEMGDLARSFENMVKNLRGTITDFMELAGNLAESCREVDANAGHAAESAHNIASLADNMAQMQAKEAALYDQATAEATNMNSAISSIMATIDNIGNISTESDQAAASGRGALDEAEKQMRQINLAMEKSSDRVSVLDGSSKKVGDIINVISSIANQTNLLALNAAIEAARAGEHGRGFAVVAEEVRKLAEQVSSATQETSDIINQIQAETQNAINAMASGSDEVAKGNVVIANTKDRFVNIAKLVGTLKQEIAQVKQKAGQLTENNKRVLSEIDLLKELSGKNVGGTNDISALTEEQSANMEEISTTIRQLADLAEAMRVAVQKFKMA, encoded by the coding sequence TTGAAATTTCATTTCAGCCTGTACAAAAAAATTATCCTGACAAACTTGTTATGCTATTTAGCCATATCTTTCGCGTTGATAAACGCTTACTCGTATTCGGCCGACAAGGCCATAAGCATTTTCAGCGGGGTAGTGAACCGCAGCGCCCCTTTGGTATTCGAGTCCAAAGACCTGCGGCAGGAGTTGCGCGAGCAGGACATGCTGCTGGCAAGGTACGCTTTGTATAAAAATCCTGATTTTATAAAAGCCTATGAAGAGTCGGTGGGAAAAAGCGAAAAACTCATGGCTTCCTTGTCCAAACGGCTGATCACGCCGGAAGGCAAGCAAATGTGCATTGACTTGGAAAAGCAGCTCAAGGCTTATCGCAGCCTGCATGGCGAATATATACGGGCGGCCGGCAGCGGCGCGGGCATACCGCCCGCGTTGCGCCAGCAGATGCTCGCGGCGTACGCCGCGACGGAAAAACAGGTCGAGGATTACGCGCAGTTTTTGCTTGACCGCATGGCTCTGCGTACCCGCCAGGCCAATGAAAATACCAACCAGGCGCTTAATTACATAATGTTTGACATGATTTTGGTAATACTGCTGGCCCTTATAATTACCGCCGTTTTTGTAAAAAGGCTCACGCGGCCTATCGGCCAGGCGGTAAGCATCGCCGATACCATAGCGCACAACGACCTTACCGGCTATACGATAAAATATGCCGGAAACGATGAAATGGGCGATCTGGCCCGGTCGTTTGAAAACATGGTGAAAAACCTGCGCGGGACAATAACCGACTTCATGGAGTTAGCGGGCAACCTCGCCGAGTCTTGCCGGGAAGTGGACGCCAATGCCGGGCACGCGGCCGAGTCCGCGCACAACATAGCGTCCCTGGCGGACAATATGGCGCAAATGCAAGCAAAAGAAGCCGCGCTTTACGATCAAGCGACGGCCGAGGCAACGAATATGAATTCGGCTATTTCCTCGATAATGGCGACCATAGACAATATTGGAAACATATCGACAGAGAGCGATCAGGCGGCCGCTTCCGGGCGCGGGGCTCTGGATGAGGCGGAAAAGCAGATGCGGCAGATAAATCTGGCCATGGAAAAATCCTCGGACCGCGTCAGCGTGCTTGACGGCAGTTCCAAAAAAGTCGGCGACATCATAAACGTCATCAGCAGCATCGCGAACCAGACCAATCTTTTGGCGCTCAACGCGGCGATTGAGGCCGCGCGGGCGGGCGAGCACGGGCGAGGGTTCGCCGTTGTCGCCGAAGAAGTGCGGAAACTGGCCGAACAGGTGTCGTCCGCCACGCAGGAAACATCCGACATTATCAACCAAATCCAGGCCGAAACGCAAAACGCCATAAACGCGATGGCAAGCGGTTCCGACGAGGTAGCCAAAGGCAACGTCGTGATCGCCAACACCAAGGATCGTTTCGTCAATATAGCAAAGTTAGTCGGGACACTCAAACAGGAAATAGCGCAAGTCAAACAAAAAGCGGGGCAATTGACCGAAAACAACAAGCGCGTGTTAAGCGAAATAGACCTTTTGAAGGAGTTGTCCGGCAAAAACGTCGGCGGCACGAACGACATCAGCGCACTCACGGAAGAGCAATCGGCCAATATGGAGGAGATTTCCACTACCATCAGGCAACTGGCGGATTTGGCCGAAGCAATGCGGGTTGCCGTGCAAAAATTTAAAATGGCTTGA
- a CDS encoding O-antigen ligase family protein: MLLGKIIYLCLAAAAFFLPLLPGAAVRALAAAGIFAAADSVAAGRLKLAVPRQFWLLVLFFALAAASLPNSPRYAESLYNFEALATQYFFIYWLAISYVRTRRELYGLFLALGAAAFLTASYGIYQYFGGGAAAAEWVDAAYFPDIRARAFSTLANPNILASFLVTAMALCIGWVFADARLPARAGAALVLLTSFACLVLTFSRGAWLSAAAMLIAAAAFERRLLYIVLPAALAPLVFLPNAVAERFVSAFQGADTSSLLRFALWESTAAMVRDHPFTGIGWGAYRFVYPKYDFYIKNHDTIIYHAHNMYLHIAAEIGLLGLAVFLLLLFWHFYLALRVWKTAASAGEKACALGLCAMFFATLLGGFADHTLFNREISSLFWLLSAASFALWRQAGQSGVLIEQRRWGR, from the coding sequence ATGTTGCTGGGGAAGATCATATACTTGTGCCTTGCGGCGGCGGCGTTTTTTTTGCCGCTTCTGCCGGGGGCGGCCGTCCGCGCCTTGGCCGCCGCCGGCATTTTTGCGGCGGCGGACAGCGTCGCCGCCGGCCGGCTCAAACTGGCCGTGCCCCGCCAGTTTTGGCTGTTGGTTTTGTTTTTCGCCCTAGCGGCCGCTTCCTTGCCCAATTCGCCCCGCTACGCCGAGAGCTTGTACAACTTTGAGGCACTGGCCACGCAGTATTTTTTCATTTATTGGCTGGCCATTTCTTATGTCAGGACGCGCCGGGAGCTTTACGGCCTGTTTCTCGCCTTGGGGGCGGCGGCCTTTTTGACGGCCTCTTACGGAATATATCAATATTTCGGCGGCGGAGCCGCCGCCGCCGAATGGGTGGACGCGGCTTATTTCCCGGACATCAGGGCGCGGGCGTTTTCCACCTTGGCCAACCCCAATATCCTGGCGTCTTTTCTCGTTACGGCAATGGCTTTGTGCATAGGATGGGTTTTCGCCGACGCGCGGCTGCCCGCAAGGGCCGGAGCGGCGCTTGTGCTGCTGACGAGTTTTGCTTGCCTCGTCCTCACCTTTTCCCGCGGGGCTTGGCTTAGCGCGGCGGCGATGCTGATTGCGGCGGCCGCCTTTGAGCGCAGGTTGCTCTATATTGTTTTGCCGGCGGCGCTCGCGCCGCTTGTTTTCCTGCCTAACGCGGTTGCCGAGCGGTTCGTTTCCGCTTTTCAGGGCGCCGACACATCCTCGCTCCTGCGGTTCGCTTTATGGGAAAGCACGGCCGCCATGGTTCGCGACCATCCTTTTACGGGCATCGGCTGGGGCGCTTACAGATTTGTTTATCCCAAATACGATTTTTATATCAAAAACCACGATACCATCATCTACCACGCGCACAACATGTATTTGCACATAGCTGCGGAAATCGGCCTTTTGGGGCTGGCGGTTTTTTTGCTCTTGCTGTTTTGGCATTTTTATCTGGCCCTGCGCGTTTGGAAAACGGCCGCTTCGGCCGGGGAAAAAGCTTGCGCGCTCGGCCTTTGCGCGATGTTTTTTGCGACGCTCCTCGGCGGCTTTGCCGACCATACGCTGTTTAACAGGGAAATTTCTTCGCTTTTTTGGCTTTTGAGCGCGGCATCTTTTGCCTTGTGGCGGCAGGCCGGCCAAAGCGGGGTTTTAATAGAACAAAGAAGATGGGGGAGGTAG
- the truA gene encoding tRNA pseudouridine(38-40) synthase TruA, producing the protein MRRLKLTIAYDGTGYHGFQRQKNQPTVQAVLEESLALIFGQPVTFNAAGRTDAGVHALGQVVSCSTEGRIPTGNILPAARSVLPAQVAVIGAAEVGEGFHARRSAKGKRYIYKIAEKGIPDPFLANYAWLLGEKLDSEKMNRAAECLIGQHDFSSFRAAGANPASPLRTIYGAAWERREGLLVFAISGDGFLYRMVRNIVGALAEVGRGQKSVEEFAGALAARDRRQAGKTAPPQGLYLERVFY; encoded by the coding sequence ATGCGCAGGCTGAAACTCACCATCGCCTACGATGGCACGGGCTATCATGGCTTTCAGCGCCAGAAAAATCAACCGACGGTCCAGGCCGTATTGGAAGAGAGCCTCGCGCTCATCTTCGGCCAGCCGGTAACTTTCAATGCGGCGGGGCGCACGGACGCCGGAGTGCACGCGCTGGGGCAGGTGGTATCCTGTTCGACCGAAGGCCGCATCCCTACGGGAAACATTCTGCCGGCCGCCCGCTCCGTGCTGCCGGCGCAAGTTGCGGTCATAGGGGCGGCGGAGGTCGGGGAGGGCTTTCATGCCCGCCGCAGCGCCAAAGGCAAGCGATACATTTACAAAATAGCGGAGAAAGGCATCCCTGACCCGTTCCTGGCAAATTACGCCTGGCTTTTGGGCGAGAAATTAGACAGCGAAAAAATGAACCGCGCGGCCGAATGCCTGATCGGGCAACATGACTTTTCCAGTTTCCGCGCCGCCGGCGCAAATCCCGCCAGCCCGCTGCGCACAATATACGGCGCCGCATGGGAGCGCCGGGAAGGTTTGCTCGTCTTTGCCATAAGCGGCGACGGCTTTCTTTACCGCATGGTGCGCAACATTGTCGGCGCCTTGGCCGAAGTGGGGAGAGGGCAAAAAAGCGTGGAGGAGTTTGCCGGCGCCCTGGCCGCCCGCGACCGGCGGCAGGCGGGAAAAACCGCCCCGCCGCAAGGCTTGTACTTGGAACGGGTATTTTATTGA
- a CDS encoding AAA family ATPase, with the protein MNPEKYSENTNKIMELAQKRALLNYHQEFTGAHILAALAEADGFLGWLLQELKMDKAACQKEADGLLERLPRVRGAEGALRMNTAVSRVMMLAGDFAEKSRSALIEPCHILWALAGDGETDVVELCRRYGLTRKNIEKFMAAYSAQTGADDSSRQTLEKYGQNLSAKAREGKLDPVIGRDEEIRRVIEILSRRKKNNPVLIGEPGVGKTAIAEGLARRIAAGDVPETLKGKTLYALDLAALVAGAKFRGEFEERLKAVLKIVADAQGEIIMFIDEVHTVVGAGAAEGAMDAGNILKPMLARGELKCIGATTLNEYRKYIEKDAALERRFQPVMVREPDVEDTISILRGLKERYEVHHGVRIKDAALVAAATLSNRYIADRFLPDKAIDLVDEAAARLRTEIDSLPAALDETRRRILQLEIEDQALSKESDDASVERRQKLQEELKTIRSQSVALGERWQAQKKGILRVRELKREIEEMKNQIEAGERGFGLDLAKLAELKHGRLPALKKELADAEANMAAGDGAPLLKEEVDEDDIAQVIHNWTGIPAQRMLKGDKEKLLKLESALHERVVGQDEAVSAVSEAVMRARAGIKDPTKPIGSFIFLGPTGVGKTELAKALAEILFDDERSMIRIDMSEYMEKHSVARLIGAPPGYVGYDEGGQLTEAVRRRPYTVLLLDEIEKAHPDVFNVLLQVLDDGRLTDGKGRMVDFKNTVVIMTSNIGSEEILKDKGSTGKEKLLARLGAFFRPEFINRVDDIIVFNPLSAGEVRQIAGLILKNLSARLERQLEIHLSWDEAATEYLAKSGFDPIYGARPLKRAVTRSVETALSKKIVAGEIKEKDAVKLSADDGGIVLLQTASEGSSPAN; encoded by the coding sequence ATGAACCCGGAAAAATATAGTGAAAACACGAACAAAATAATGGAATTGGCGCAAAAGCGCGCCCTGCTCAACTATCACCAAGAATTTACCGGCGCGCATATTTTGGCCGCGCTGGCGGAAGCCGACGGTTTTTTGGGCTGGCTGCTGCAAGAGCTCAAAATGGACAAAGCCGCCTGCCAAAAAGAGGCGGACGGACTGCTTGAGCGGCTGCCGCGGGTCAGGGGCGCCGAGGGCGCTTTGCGCATGAATACGGCGGTCAGCCGCGTGATGATGCTGGCCGGGGATTTCGCCGAAAAAAGCCGCTCCGCCCTTATCGAACCCTGCCATATACTCTGGGCGCTGGCCGGCGACGGCGAAACGGACGTAGTGGAGCTTTGCCGCCGTTATGGCTTGACCAGAAAGAACATCGAGAAATTCATGGCCGCCTACTCGGCGCAAACGGGCGCGGACGACTCATCCCGGCAGACGCTGGAAAAATACGGGCAAAACCTCAGCGCGAAAGCGCGGGAGGGGAAACTCGACCCGGTTATCGGCCGGGACGAGGAAATCCGCCGCGTGATTGAGATACTTTCGCGCCGCAAAAAAAACAACCCGGTGCTCATCGGCGAGCCGGGCGTCGGCAAAACGGCCATCGCCGAAGGCCTGGCCCGCCGCATCGCGGCCGGCGACGTGCCGGAGACACTGAAAGGCAAGACTTTGTACGCCCTGGATCTGGCGGCGCTGGTCGCCGGGGCCAAATTCCGCGGCGAATTTGAAGAACGGCTCAAAGCCGTCTTGAAAATAGTAGCGGACGCGCAAGGCGAAATCATCATGTTCATCGACGAAGTGCATACGGTCGTGGGCGCGGGCGCGGCCGAAGGCGCCATGGACGCGGGCAACATCTTAAAGCCCATGCTGGCGCGCGGGGAATTAAAATGCATAGGAGCCACAACGCTCAACGAATACCGAAAGTACATAGAAAAGGACGCCGCGCTGGAAAGGCGCTTCCAGCCGGTCATGGTGCGCGAGCCGGACGTGGAGGACACCATATCCATACTGCGCGGCCTGAAGGAGCGCTACGAAGTGCACCACGGCGTCAGAATCAAAGACGCCGCGTTGGTCGCGGCGGCGACGCTTTCCAATCGTTACATAGCCGACAGGTTTTTGCCGGACAAAGCGATTGACCTGGTAGACGAGGCGGCGGCCCGCTTGCGGACGGAAATCGACTCTTTGCCCGCCGCCCTTGACGAAACCCGGCGGCGCATATTGCAGCTGGAAATCGAGGACCAGGCCCTGAGCAAGGAGAGCGACGACGCCTCCGTCGAGCGCCGGCAAAAACTCCAGGAAGAACTGAAAACTATCAGGAGCCAGTCGGTCGCGCTCGGCGAGCGCTGGCAGGCGCAGAAAAAAGGCATCTTGCGCGTGCGCGAGCTAAAGCGCGAAATAGAAGAAATGAAAAACCAGATCGAGGCGGGGGAACGGGGTTTCGGCCTTGACCTTGCGAAATTGGCCGAACTTAAACACGGCCGGCTGCCGGCCCTTAAAAAAGAGCTGGCGGACGCGGAGGCGAACATGGCGGCGGGCGACGGCGCGCCGCTGCTCAAAGAGGAAGTGGACGAGGACGACATCGCCCAAGTTATCCACAACTGGACAGGCATACCGGCGCAGAGAATGTTAAAAGGCGACAAGGAAAAACTGTTGAAGTTGGAAAGCGCGCTGCACGAGAGGGTAGTCGGCCAAGACGAGGCCGTGAGCGCGGTCAGCGAAGCGGTAATGCGCGCCCGGGCCGGCATCAAGGACCCGACGAAGCCCATAGGCTCTTTTATCTTTCTCGGGCCTACCGGCGTCGGCAAAACAGAATTGGCCAAGGCCCTGGCCGAAATATTGTTTGATGACGAACGCAGCATGATCCGCATCGACATGAGCGAATACATGGAAAAGCACTCGGTCGCCAGGCTGATCGGCGCCCCGCCCGGTTACGTAGGCTACGACGAGGGCGGGCAGCTTACCGAAGCGGTGCGCCGCCGGCCTTATACGGTGCTTTTGCTGGACGAAATAGAAAAAGCGCACCCGGACGTATTCAACGTACTGCTGCAAGTGCTTGACGATGGGCGGCTGACCGATGGCAAAGGCAGGATGGTGGACTTTAAAAACACGGTCGTAATTATGACCAGCAACATCGGCTCGGAGGAAATACTCAAAGACAAAGGCAGTACCGGCAAAGAGAAATTGCTGGCGCGGCTGGGCGCTTTTTTCCGGCCGGAATTCATCAACCGGGTCGACGACATAATCGTATTCAATCCGTTAAGCGCCGGAGAGGTGCGGCAAATCGCCGGGCTTATACTGAAAAATCTGTCCGCGCGGCTGGAAAGGCAGTTGGAAATTCATCTGTCCTGGGATGAGGCGGCGACGGAATATCTGGCCAAAAGCGGCTTTGATCCAATATACGGGGCTCGCCCCCTGAAACGGGCGGTTACCCGGAGCGTGGAAACCGCCTTGAGCAAAAAAATAGTCGCGGGCGAGATAAAAGAAAAAGACGCCGTCAAACTAAGCGCGGACGACGGCGGCATAGTGCTTCTGCAGACGGCTTCGGAAGGATCTTCCCCCGCTAATTGA
- the ddlA gene encoding D-alanine--D-alanine ligase, whose amino-acid sequence MKKINVGILFGGKSAEHEVSLQSAKNIVEAIDRDRYDITLIGIDKDGGWHYLADAVRFLLNSGDPEHIALQPSGKYLAVNPAGQGEKFFCVADYSPQNNIDVIFPVLHGSFGEDGTVQGLLKLAGIPFVGAGVLGSAVGMDKDVMKRLWRDAGLPLARFLVFHKRQENELDFAQISRFLGSPVFVKPANAGSSVGIGKAASAAAFAAAASEAFAFDNKIIVEEAIQGARELECAVLGNEEPIASGIGEILLHADFYSYRAKYLDKNGAEVKVPADLPPAVAEQARDLALQAFRVVCCEGMARVDFFLTKENKILLNEINTIPGFTNISMYPRLWREQGLAYGELIHRLIQLALERHARESRLKTSF is encoded by the coding sequence ATGAAAAAGATAAACGTCGGCATATTGTTCGGGGGCAAATCGGCCGAGCATGAAGTCTCGCTGCAATCGGCCAAAAACATCGTAGAGGCGATCGACCGGGACCGATACGACATCACGCTTATCGGCATTGACAAAGACGGGGGTTGGCACTACCTGGCCGACGCGGTCCGCTTTCTGCTAAATAGCGGCGATCCCGAACATATAGCCCTGCAGCCGAGCGGCAAATATCTGGCGGTCAATCCTGCGGGGCAGGGGGAGAAGTTTTTTTGCGTCGCCGACTACAGCCCCCAAAATAATATAGACGTTATTTTTCCCGTGTTGCACGGCTCTTTCGGCGAGGACGGGACGGTGCAGGGGCTTTTGAAGCTGGCCGGCATCCCTTTTGTCGGCGCGGGGGTGCTGGGTTCGGCCGTCGGCATGGACAAAGACGTAATGAAGCGCCTCTGGCGGGACGCCGGCTTGCCGCTGGCCCGTTTTCTGGTTTTTCACAAAAGGCAGGAAAATGAACTCGATTTTGCGCAGATTTCCCGCTTCCTGGGTTCGCCTGTCTTCGTCAAGCCGGCGAACGCCGGTTCGTCGGTCGGCATCGGCAAGGCGGCGTCCGCCGCCGCGTTCGCCGCCGCGGCAAGCGAGGCTTTTGCCTTCGACAACAAAATCATCGTCGAAGAAGCCATACAGGGCGCGCGGGAACTGGAGTGCGCCGTCTTGGGAAACGAAGAGCCGATCGCTTCCGGCATCGGCGAAATATTGCTGCACGCCGATTTTTATTCTTACAGGGCAAAATATTTGGATAAAAACGGCGCGGAGGTGAAAGTGCCGGCCGACCTCCCCCCCGCCGTCGCGGAACAGGCGCGGGACCTGGCGCTGCAAGCTTTCCGGGTGGTTTGCTGCGAAGGCATGGCGCGGGTGGACTTTTTCCTGACCAAAGAAAACAAGATTTTGCTCAACGAGATCAACACCATCCCCGGCTTTACCAACATCAGCATGTATCCGCGCCTGTGGCGGGAACAGGGCCTTGCCTACGGCGAACTGATCCACCGGCTCATTCAGTTGGCGCTAGAACGGCATGCGCGGGAATCCCGCCTGAAAACGTCTTTTTGA
- a CDS encoding PepSY domain-containing protein: MKKKIAAAGICLLAFLPGLAAAGPATAAKPAPPTVGFAAMAAGIEKNCDALLELELTLRGGKLAYKADMVAGGKKVVAYFDAADGKEIGREYARELDGEEARVYYGYGAAAPLSAPRGETAADAAARAQASYLSEAKVSYEKAREIALDKTGGGAVEEIELDYERGLLVYEIEIRRGGVEYEVCVNAVTGDVAGFWPGRTSGQGPPRYEKGVPGTDAAHEKAGKITIINYEKAAEIAVARIGGGYVKKMELELYARRLVYKVEVQYEGLEYDVLIDAATGEALGYAADD, translated from the coding sequence GTGAAAAAGAAAATTGCCGCCGCCGGCATTTGCTTGCTGGCGTTTTTGCCCGGCTTGGCGGCTGCGGGGCCGGCAACTGCCGCCAAGCCGGCGCCGCCGACTGTCGGGTTTGCGGCTATGGCGGCCGGCATTGAAAAAAACTGCGATGCGTTGCTGGAGTTGGAGCTAACCCTGCGCGGCGGCAAGCTTGCTTACAAAGCCGACATGGTGGCCGGCGGGAAAAAAGTGGTTGCGTATTTTGACGCCGCCGACGGAAAGGAAATCGGGCGCGAATATGCCAGGGAGCTTGACGGGGAAGAGGCGCGCGTTTATTATGGCTACGGCGCGGCGGCGCCGTTGAGCGCTCCGCGGGGGGAAACGGCGGCGGACGCGGCCGCGCGGGCGCAGGCCAGTTACCTGTCCGAAGCGAAGGTTTCTTATGAAAAAGCGCGGGAAATAGCGCTGGACAAGACGGGCGGCGGCGCCGTTGAAGAGATTGAACTTGATTATGAGCGCGGCCTTTTGGTTTACGAGATAGAAATAAGGCGCGGCGGCGTTGAATATGAAGTGTGCGTGAACGCCGTGACCGGAGATGTAGCCGGCTTTTGGCCCGGCCGCACGAGCGGGCAGGGGCCGCCGCGGTACGAAAAAGGAGTGCCGGGCACGGACGCGGCCCATGAAAAAGCGGGGAAAATCACCATCATAAACTATGAGAAAGCGGCGGAAATCGCCGTTGCCCGGATCGGCGGCGGTTACGTGAAAAAGATGGAGCTTGAGCTCTATGCGAGGCGGCTGGTTTACAAAGTCGAAGTCCAATACGAAGGTTTGGAATATGACGTCTTGATTGACGCGGCGACGGGCGAGGCGCTCGGGTACGCGGCGGACGATTGA
- a CDS encoding energy-coupling factor transporter ATPase, which produces MRDYIIVAENLAYSYKTAGGVQIDALSGVSLKIARGEFVAVVGVNGSGKSTLAKHFNALILPQSGKCAVCGYDCADSQNALLIRQNVGMVFQNPDNQIVAAIVEEDVAFGPENIGMPPELIRERVRFALAAVGMEGYRRQAPHMLSGGQKQRVAIAGVLALQPSCMVLDEPTAMLDPLGRREVLSAVLELNRQKGITIVYITHFMQEAAMADRIIVMDGGRAALEGRPKEVFCQAEKLKTMGLGVPLPAEIAWRLRKKGVLLPPVVTEEELAEALCR; this is translated from the coding sequence ATGCGCGATTACATCATCGTTGCGGAAAATTTAGCCTATAGCTATAAAACGGCCGGCGGCGTCCAAATTGACGCTTTAAGCGGCGTATCGCTCAAAATAGCGCGCGGCGAGTTCGTTGCGGTCGTCGGCGTGAACGGCTCGGGCAAATCCACGCTGGCCAAACATTTCAATGCGCTCATTCTTCCCCAGTCCGGCAAGTGCGCAGTGTGCGGCTACGATTGCGCGGACAGCCAAAATGCCCTGCTGATAAGGCAGAACGTCGGCATGGTTTTCCAAAATCCGGACAACCAGATAGTGGCGGCCATAGTGGAGGAAGATGTGGCTTTCGGACCGGAAAACATCGGGATGCCGCCGGAACTGATCCGCGAGCGCGTGCGCTTCGCCTTGGCGGCAGTGGGCATGGAAGGTTACCGCCGGCAAGCGCCGCACATGCTTTCCGGCGGACAGAAACAGCGGGTGGCCATAGCCGGCGTGCTGGCCCTTCAGCCATCCTGCATGGTGCTGGACGAGCCGACCGCCATGCTTGACCCTTTGGGGCGCCGGGAAGTATTGTCCGCCGTGCTGGAACTTAACCGGCAAAAAGGCATAACTATTGTCTATATTACGCACTTCATGCAGGAGGCGGCCATGGCCGACCGGATAATCGTCATGGACGGCGGGCGCGCGGCGCTGGAAGGCCGGCCCAAAGAGGTGTTTTGCCAGGCGGAAAAGCTCAAAACAATGGGGCTTGGCGTTCCGCTGCCCGCCGAAATAGCTTGGCGGCTGAGAAAAAAGGGCGTACTTTTGCCACCCGTGGTTACCGAAGAAGAATTGGCGGAGGCTCTATGCCGTTGA